A segment of the Cellvibrio sp. KY-YJ-3 genome:
CGGAGAGTTCATCCATACAATCATAAACAACCAGCGCCGCCGGTAATTGTTTCAATAAGGGCAAGGCCATAGGTGTATAAAACCAGACGATGGGCTTCTCACCTGGGCGCATTAATCCTGCAATCAAAGGCTCTAATTCCTGTAACTGATCGTCGTGAAAGCCGCCAGCATGAATAGGCGTATGCGGCTGACACACAGTAATATTGGCAGCGGGTGAGTAAGTTTTAATAAAACTCGCGCCTTCGTGATAGAAGGGTTCTTCAACAACAATAATTTCAAAATGCTGCGCCAATCGGCTGAGTAAATGTTGTGGTCTTTGATAAACAAAATCCCAGCGCAAATGACAAAATACAATAATGGTTGGCATATAAGCTCCTGAAGCTGTTTGGGCAGATGTCGTTGTGTGAAATTTTTGTAATAGGCGTTGTGCTTGTCGCAAACCTTCTGCATAAGCGGCAGGTAAAATTCGCTGCATATTTTCGGGGGCATTTTCGATATCCCACAGGCCACTGTGGTGCCAATAGTGTTCATTTTCCCAATCGTGTCGGTCGATCGCGGGGTAGAGACAAATGCCGATGCACGCCACACCTTTTGTTAAAGCGAATGCTATTTCTTCCGCAACTTGTCGCAGCCATATTCCGCGCCCGCTTCCTACATGACTGGTTTCAGCGAGTAATATTGGGCGGTTATAGCGCGCTTGTAATTGAACTAACATTTCATGCAGCGGTTGCCGGCGCGCATCGCCCAAATGCCACCACAACTTGGTGTGGGTACCACACTCCCATTGATTGTCGTGGTAGTAATTAGCACCAATAAGATCAAGATAACGGGGATGCCCACCTAACTCCGGTTCACGCCGTCCACATAGCATGTCCCATGAATCGTATTGCGCTGAATTCCAATCCACAGCCCATTGTTTCCATTCCGGCCGTTCAGTGGGTGCAACCACATGAATAATTGGATCGCAATGCAAAATGCGCGCTGCCGGATTCACCGCCCAAATCGCATCGCACCCCGCAATGGTGGCGCGCACTAATTGACGTTTGGCTTCAGTTTGCGCCCGCTCATCAAACATGTTTTTACAGTGAAACAAATGAATTGACAGGCCCCAACTGGTAAATGAAATTTCATTGAGCGGCGAATAAATTGGCGGGGAATCACAAAAGGGTTCTAAAAATTCGGCGGCGGCACGACAAAAACGGGCGAAACGGGTAATAAATTCCGCAGCGTAGACATCAACATCATCGGGCCAACCGTAGTGACAAAATGTCCAGCAGACTTGAATACCTAATGCCTGTGCGGCACGTGCACGAAATTCAACGGAAGAAAAATCGAATTCGTTATTGATTTCTACTAGCCGCCAACCAATCGATTCCCTTACGGTTTTTATACCGAACTGTTGCAGCATTGCATAATCATCAAAAGCCTTAGTGGCATGACCCGTCGATTGATTCATCGACAAAGCTTTTTGAGCGCGATTGACGTGATCAGCTCCTTCATACCCTGCTTGCCAAAAGGAGGCAAATGGGGTTTTGGAGGAGTCACTCATGACCGGTGCACTGGCATGATTATTTTTCTCGCAGATAAAATTTGCATCGGTTTTTTTTGCATCCTGTTTATTAACAGTCGCGACTAATAGTTCAGGGGCTGGAGATTTTATTTTTCCAAAAATAGCCCCGTTGTCGCTTCTGTCATTAAAGTGAGGTGCTTTTAATAAAAGCCCCTAATCCTGTTCATATTAGGGTGCATTGCAGAGCAGCTCTGTACGTTAACGTACCTTACATTTTTATTTTAATTGCTATAGTCGGGCTGATTTTTAAACACGCGTTCTATTGCGATATCGATCAGCAATAGCAACAGGCTCCCGGAGCATAAAATGACAGCAGCTGTATTTGCCTACCCTCGCCCGCAATTGGTTCGGGAAAATTGGTTATCACTGAACGGGATATGGAAATTTTCGTTTGATGATGAAAATCAATTTTCCGATCCTTCTTATTCCACTGAGACGGATTCAATTAAGCCGACTTCCATTAAATGGGACTTGGAAATTCTTGTACCTTATCCGCCGGAGTCAAAAGCCAGTGGTATTGGCAATTGTGATTTCCACCATGCGTGCTGGTATCAACGTGACTTTCAATTGCTCGCGCAAGGCCAACGCGTATTACTGCATTTTGGCGCAGTGGATTATCGGGCGCGAGTATGGGTGAACGGGCATTTAGTGGTGGAGCACGAAGGTGGGCATACGCCATTTACCGCTGACATTACTCATGCCATGGGCGATAGCGAACATCATCTGGTGACAGTTTATGCGGAAGATGACCCGCACGATTTAGCAAAACCGCGCGGAAAACAGGATTGGGAATTACAACCACACTCCATATGGTATCCGCGCACCACGGGTATTTGGCAAACTGTATGGTTGGAATCTGTTGCATCTACCTATATTCAAAAAATTCGCTGGACCCCAAATTTTGATGGTTTTGAAATCGGGTGCGATACCATTATTGCCGGTGACCTGAAGGCTGACTTTACTGTTCAAGTAAAAATCTCTCACCAGGGAAAATTATTAGCCGATGATCACTACAAAATTTTCAGCAACGAAGCGGCGCGGAAATTAAGTTTGTCTGACCCTGGTATAGATGATTCGCGCAACGAATTACTCTGGAGCCCGGAGCGCCCCACATTGCTGGATGCAGAAATAATGTTGTGGCGTGACGGCGAAATAATTGACAGGGTATGCTCCTACACCGCATTGCGCTCGGCCCACATTAATCGTGATCGTTTTATGCTGAATGGCCGCCCCTATTTTTTACGCCTTGTGCTGGATCAGGGATACTGGCCCGATACTTTAATGACTCCCCCCTCCGATGATGCCCTGCGGCGCGATGTAGAACTCGCCAAAGCCATGGGGTTTAACGGTGTTAGAAAACATCAAAAAATTGAAGATCCGCGCTATTTATATTGGGCCGACAAATTGGGATTATTGGTGTGGGAAGAAATGCCCTCGGCTTATCGTTTTACACCAACAGCAGTGCGGCGCCTGGTGCGCGAATGGGCTGAAGTTATTGAGCGCGATTACAATCATCCCTGCATTATTGTTTGGGTACCGTTTAATGAATCCTGGGGCGTGCCGAATTTAACTTCCACCCAAGCGCATCGCAATGCAGTTGAAGCGCTTTATCATTTAACGCGCACGTTTGACTCTACACGCCCGGTTATTGGCAACGACGGTTGGGAAGCATCGGCAACGGATATCATCGGCATTCACGATTACGATGCCAACCCGCAAAGTCTGGCCGCACGCTATGGCTCATCCGCACAACAAGAATTGTTTGATCGCCGTCGCCCGGGAGGAAGAATACTCACGCTGGATGGATACCCCCATCGCGGACAGCCAATTGTATTGACCGAATTCGGCGGGATAGCCTACGCCAAACCAAATGCAGGTGACGGAGAAGAAGTCTGGGGTTATTCACAAGCCTTTAGCGACGAAGAATATTTTCACAGCTATCGCGATTTGCTGCATGTCGTTAACGAGACCAGCATGTTCAGCGGATTTTGCTACACCCAATTTGCAGACACCTTTCAAGAAGCCAACGGTTTGCTTTTTGCTGACAGAACCCCAAAATTACCGCTCGATAAAATCGCCGCGGCAACTTGCAATAAACTGGTTGGCGATTAAGGTGAATTGACTGTACGGCAGGAAATAATTTGCTGCAATTATAACACCGCGGGACAAATCTAAAGGCTTACACCTGCTTGTGCATCGCTACCAAAAGTTGCAAGTGCAAAATCAATAAAACTCCTCAGTTTTGGCGTCATGCGGCGATCAGGGGCGTGAAGCAAATGAAATGGGCGCGCCGCCACCGGGTAATCGGTAAGCACTTGTACTAATCGCCCTGCAGCCAATTCGTCGCGCACCAACTCGCAAGGCTGCAACAAAATACCTAAGCCTGCACGTGCAGCCATTAATAATGCCTCACCGTTATCCACCATTAATTTTCCTGCAACTGACACAGAAATTGCCGCACCCGTCTTGTCTTCAAATGTCCAGCGCGCGCGCAACTCGGTGTGTGAAAAACCGAGGCATTCGTGGTGCGCCAGATCATTGGGGTGAGTGATTGCCGGGCGATTGGCAAGGTAGGCCGGGGCAGCGCACAAACGCAACCGATAAGGCGCAAGCACGCGCGCAACAAGGCCGCTGTCTGCCAACTCTCCCACACGGAAAGCCACGTCAAACCCTTCGTCAATAAGGTCCACATAGCGATTGGAAAGCGACATATCGACGGAAACTTCCGGGTACATTGCCAGGTATTCAGGTAGACGCTTGGACAAGGCATGCACGCCAAATGTCACCGGGGCATTAATACGCAAGCGACCGCGCGGAACGCCTCCGCTCATAGCCGCGACGCCTTCTGCTGCGTCTACCTCCGCCAAGATGATTTTCACGCGCTCGTAAAATGCAAACCCCGCCTCGGTCACGTGATGCCTGCGCGTAGTGCGGTTGATCAAGCGCACCCCCAAATGCTGCTCCAGGCTTTGGATATGTTTACCCACCAACTGGGAGGACATAACCAAGGCATCTCCCGCTGCTGAAAAAGACCCTGCTTCCACCGCTTTGGCAAACACACTCATGCTAAGTAATCGATCCATTCCAAACACCCTGTTTCAAGTATCGATCCATTTTCACCATTTATCTCAATAGGTTTCAAGTCCTAGAGTAGGTACTCCAACTCATCCAGCGGAGAACGTCATGAAAGTAGCAATTATCGGAACCGGAAATATGGCAACAGGTTTGGCGCAATCATTGAGCGAGGCCAAGATCGAATTGGTTATTGGCAGCCGCGACCCCGCCAAAGCAGCGGCGCTGGCAGCAAAAACTGGAGCAAGTGTTGAGGGTGGCGGCATAGCGGCGGCGGTGAAATTGGCCGAGGTGATTATTATTGCGCTGCCCTTTGGCGCGGTTGCAGAGGTCTTGCAGCAAGCCGGTGATTTATCGAACAAAATACTGGTCGATATCAGCAACCCCATCAGTGCTGATTACAAGAGCCTGGTGATTGGCCATACCACATCAGCAGCAGAGGAAATTCAGGCGCTGGCCCCCAATGCCAACGTGGTTAAAGCATTCAACACTATTTTTGCGCCCTTGCTGCCGCAGTCAGCGCGTTTAAATAAAACAGTGCAAGTGTTTATTGCCAGCGATGATGAGAATGCAAAAACGAAAGTAACACAACTCACTACAGCAATAGGTTTTAAAGCGGTAGATGCTGGCCCACTACGCAATAGCCGTTTTATCGAACCCATCGGCGAGATGAATATTCATTTTGGATTTTTTCTCGGCAAAGGCACTGCTATAGCACCAGCATGGGTGACCTTGTAAATTAAGGTCTGTATTTTCCAGTGAGGCGACATCATGAAATTTTTTATTGTGCTTGCAGCTAATTTTTTACTCGTATCCCTAAGCACTTTTGCAACTGAAGTTAATTTCAGCCGTGCCAAACTAACGGCAGTTGATGTCTCTTATTCACTGGAAGATATTAACGGCGTTAAGGCAATTAAGGTTGTTAAAAACCCCAAGGTAACAAAGTTTGATGAACCCACTTTTGTGCGCATTCAAGGAACGGATTTCAAAGACGGCACCATTGAAGTCAAGGTATTGAGCCGGTTACTGGCCGATGCGCCGGATTTTGCACGCGGTTTTATCGGCATAGCCTTTCGTATTAACAACGAAAATTCTGCGTTTGAAAGTATCTACGTTCGTCCCACCAATGGGCGCAGCGACGATATCAAAAGGCGCAACCATGCCACCCAGTATTTTTCCTATCCAGATTTCAAATTTGATCGGCTGCGCAGCGAGTTTCCCGGTCGCTACGAGTCGCCTGCCGATATAGGTTTGAATGAATGGATTCAATTAAAAATTGTGGCAACAGGTCAACGTGCCAGCTTATTTATCAATAATGCAGATACACCGGCGTTAATCGTTGATGAATTAAAACGTGGTGCAGATACAACCGGAGCAATTGGATTATGGGTAGATGTAGGTACTGATGGTTATTTTTCTGACCTTCGAGTGTATCGCTGATTCCCCCAATGAAAACCAACATTATGAAAGTTAATTCCACGCAAGATGAGAATCATATGCCAGTAGTAAACTTCTCCATGCTCAAGCGTGGAGAAGTTTTAAAAAAATTCAGCTGTGAATTTCCTAACGTAAAACGCCTAACTGTTTAAAGCGCAAACAATAAAAAAACATCACCGCAGTAAATAGAGCCATGACAATTGGCATAAACCATAACTGCCCCATTGCTTCACGACCTTCAGAAAGGACAAGGACGTACAATATATAAATCAGGGTGCCAACTAACGAGACCAAAAATAAGTTGGCCGCTAAACCATAGCGAAGCAGTAATCCAACGGAACCCAATAATCCACCCCACACTGAAAGCGACCACCCAATGACAGCCCAGATTGGAACAGTTAAGAAATAGTTAATTTGGGATTCCGTCATACCAGAGGCTTTATAGTATGTTTCACCTTGACTTACACTCATGATGTAGTCGAAACCAGCAGCTAAACTGTACAAAAGGAAAATCCCTCCCAACAGGAATGCATGCCAAGGTAAACCCAACTCTTTATTTTTAACAAAACCATCCATATTTCACCTCAAATATTTGAAGAGCAGTTAAATCCCACCTAGCTTAGACACAGCACTTGCGCCTCTGGATTCAGATAAGACAAAAAATCCCAACTCATAAAAAAACCAGCGCCGCTTTCACGATGCTGGTTTTTGTTACTACAAAAAAATGATTACACAAATACGTTAATAACACGCTCTCCATGCATCTTTTTGGATGCGCGAATTAGTGAAACTGTATTTGCGATCTTTACCGCCGTATAACAGAGTGCACGCGGCGGGTAATTTTTCGCGGGTGTTGGCGCTGCTACCCGTGAGGTAATAGTAGCTGCCGCTAGCGGGAAGAGTGATGCCGGTGGCGTAGACGAAGGTTTTCTCTTTTTTCAATTTCATCGGCACATTGCTGCCCGCTGCAACATTGGGCAGTGCGCCAGAAATATAGGCCGCTGTATTTGGTGTGGCATTGGTCATATCCACTTCAAATACACCGACTTCCGGTTGGCTGCAGCTATTCCAGCGCGCGCGAATTAATGACGTGCCGTGACTAATGCTGTAGGCGCGGTCGGTATTCCACATGAGCGCACATTCAGTGGGGACTTGTTCACGTGCAGCCCAGTTGTTGCCATTTAGAAAGTAGTACGCGCCAGTTGAGCCAGCGGGCAGCGTGGCGTAGTGATAATAAATACGCCCGTCGGTGGTGCTCATGGGCACTATTTTCCAATTGGGTGTGCCGGTAAAGGAGCCAGTGATGTACACACCATTGGCAGTGTTGACGCCGGTCATATCCACTACAAACATGACCTCGGGGTTGGCGATAGCCGCACAACTGCCCCACTTTACCGCGTAGGTCACATCGCCATTGGCGATAAAACCGCGATCCACTCCCCACCAGGGCGCACATTCGGCGGGCACGGTTTCGCGCGCACTCCAGCTGTTGGCGTTGAGGAAGTAGTAAGCACCCTCGGCACCCGGCGCTACTTCGGCGGTGTGGGTGTAAATGTTGTTGCCTTCCAACGTCATGGGCACCAGCGCCCAGTTGCCCGCACCGCTAAAGCTGCCGGTCACGTACACACCTTGGCTCACATCCACGCCGGTCATATCCACTTTTAACGTAAGTTTGGCAGTTGGCTCCGGCGCTACTGTCGGGTAGTCCTGCGCCAAAAATTCCACCCCGCCGGGGATCATCAACTCGCCGTTAAAGTCGAAAAAGGTTTGGTTTTCCCAGTGCGACCCATGACCCCATTGGGTATAGGCATTGCTGCTAATCCACAGCGGCTCCCAGTAGATCACCCCTAGCCCGCCGTTTTGCGCCACGGCGGTCGTCAGGTCGATCAGGTAATCCTTTTGCACTTGCGGGCTGGGCGCCGGGTAGCCGGGAGCCGAGTCATTAATAATGTTACCTGCCGGATCTATTCCCTCGGTAGTCCAGGGGTGACTCACTTCCACGATCATCACATCTTTTTGGAAATCCTGTTTCAACTGCGCGATCAATGCTGCCGTTTGATTGATGGAGTAACCGTGCCAGTGGTAGTAATAAGACATACCGATAATGTCGTAACCGGTCAGCCCGGCGTTGCGCACGCCAGCAAAAAAACCATAAACATGAGCGGGATTGGCAATATGGATAATGGTTTTCGGTGTTAAGGAACCCAGCGCGCCAGCATCTTTTACCGCGCGAATGCCTTCGTTCATCAGCGCCGCCTGCCGCGCATAGTTCACGGGCGATAAGGGTTCACCCGGGCCAATTGCCATGTTGTTATTGGTCTCATTACCGATTTGCACCAACTCCGGCATCAGGCCCTCGGCATCCAGATCGCGCAGGGTTTGGAAGGTGTAGTTGTAGAGCAGCACTTTGAGCTGATCGAGAGTAGTTGCTGAATCCCACGCAAACGGCCGACGCTGGTGACTGGGGTCGGCCCAATTGTCGGAGTAATGGAAATCCAATAGCACTTGCATGCCATTAGCTTTAGCACGGGCGATGGAGCGCTTGGCATCGGCATAGTTGGAGTAAGTGTTTACATTGCCGGCAAAATCCAGCCAGTTGGGGTTATGCCACAAGCGAATGCGCACTAGGTTCGCGCCGTAGTCATACATAATCGCGTAGGGATCTTGCGTCACCCCGTTTACTTTAAAAACGGCGCCGTTGTCTTCCACTTGATTGACGTAAGAGAGATCCACCCCCTTGTAAAACGTATTACTGAGCGCTGCCTGACTAAACAGCAGGGTCAATAACATACATAGCCAGCCGACGGATGTTGGGTTGGGTTGTGTTGGTAAGCGCATGATTCACCTTCATTATTGTTAGTTGATATCACTGTTGATGGCGGGTACGGCCGAAAACCAAGCCCAGTAGACCTAGGACCAAGAGCATCAATGAGGAGGATTCAGGCACCTTGCTGGTACTACCGCCGATGGTTGCCAACACATTGTCAATGGCCACATCGCCCTCCACGTAATCACCCACAATAGAAAAACCTTTCAGACCATTACTGCTGCTAAAACTGAGGGTTTGATAGCTAGCGGGATTAAAAAATGCATCGTCAAACGCGGTAATAAGCGAGGAGAAAATCAAGTGGTCAGCCATATCAAACGCTACAAACCAATAACCCTCAGTCCAGGTCGCGAGGTCGATGGAGAAGTGAGAAATGCCACTGCCAAAACCAGCGTCAAACACAATGTCCGCATTGCCAGTATTGTCGCCATCGGAGATCCACAAGCCATCCAGCGGCATACCGCGATAGCTGGTGTCATTGATAAAGTAATTGCTGAGGTTGGAATTAAGCCCGAGCCAGTTGCTCTCCCAGGCCGGTAAATCTGCATTGAAATCTTCGCTGTACATCACCGGGCCAGCGGTAGCAAAACCGGAACTCAACAGCAGCGACAAGATTAGGGGGGATCTTTTTTTCATCATCTATTCCTTATTTATATTTATGGTTGAACTGCATGAACGAACTGCCAGCATCAAAAGCTGAAGTACCAGCAGACGCTGCATCATACAATATCATAATTATATTATTAATAGGCTTTTGTAGATTTTTTGATCAGACAGGAGAGGTCTAATCACCCGGTGCAGGGCAAAAAAAAGAGAAGGGGCGCAAGGCCGCTTCTCTTTTTTTGGGGGGGACAGTAAAACCGCATAAACAAAATACCCGAGCCAACCTCGGGTGTTTTAAAACTACAAAGGAAAAGCAATAGCACGGCCGATTTCAGTACCGGGCAATATTCCAATACAGATTATTTGCGTAACGACATAAATGGGAACGCACCATT
Coding sequences within it:
- a CDS encoding glycoside hydrolase family 2 protein yields the protein MTAAVFAYPRPQLVRENWLSLNGIWKFSFDDENQFSDPSYSTETDSIKPTSIKWDLEILVPYPPESKASGIGNCDFHHACWYQRDFQLLAQGQRVLLHFGAVDYRARVWVNGHLVVEHEGGHTPFTADITHAMGDSEHHLVTVYAEDDPHDLAKPRGKQDWELQPHSIWYPRTTGIWQTVWLESVASTYIQKIRWTPNFDGFEIGCDTIIAGDLKADFTVQVKISHQGKLLADDHYKIFSNEAARKLSLSDPGIDDSRNELLWSPERPTLLDAEIMLWRDGEIIDRVCSYTALRSAHINRDRFMLNGRPYFLRLVLDQGYWPDTLMTPPSDDALRRDVELAKAMGFNGVRKHQKIEDPRYLYWADKLGLLVWEEMPSAYRFTPTAVRRLVREWAEVIERDYNHPCIIVWVPFNESWGVPNLTSTQAHRNAVEALYHLTRTFDSTRPVIGNDGWEASATDIIGIHDYDANPQSLAARYGSSAQQELFDRRRPGGRILTLDGYPHRGQPIVLTEFGGIAYAKPNAGDGEEVWGYSQAFSDEEYFHSYRDLLHVVNETSMFSGFCYTQFADTFQEANGLLFADRTPKLPLDKIAAATCNKLVGD
- a CDS encoding LysR family transcriptional regulator, which gives rise to MDRLLSMSVFAKAVEAGSFSAAGDALVMSSQLVGKHIQSLEQHLGVRLINRTTRRHHVTEAGFAFYERVKIILAEVDAAEGVAAMSGGVPRGRLRINAPVTFGVHALSKRLPEYLAMYPEVSVDMSLSNRYVDLIDEGFDVAFRVGELADSGLVARVLAPYRLRLCAAPAYLANRPAITHPNDLAHHECLGFSHTELRARWTFEDKTGAAISVSVAGKLMVDNGEALLMAARAGLGILLQPCELVRDELAAGRLVQVLTDYPVAARPFHLLHAPDRRMTPKLRSFIDFALATFGSDAQAGVSL
- a CDS encoding NADPH-dependent F420 reductase, with translation MKVAIIGTGNMATGLAQSLSEAKIELVIGSRDPAKAAALAAKTGASVEGGGIAAAVKLAEVIIIALPFGAVAEVLQQAGDLSNKILVDISNPISADYKSLVIGHTTSAAEEIQALAPNANVVKAFNTIFAPLLPQSARLNKTVQVFIASDDENAKTKVTQLTTAIGFKAVDAGPLRNSRFIEPIGEMNIHFGFFLGKGTAIAPAWVTL
- a CDS encoding glycosyl hydrolase 53 family protein gives rise to the protein MRLPTQPNPTSVGWLCMLLTLLFSQAALSNTFYKGVDLSYVNQVEDNGAVFKVNGVTQDPYAIMYDYGANLVRIRLWHNPNWLDFAGNVNTYSNYADAKRSIARAKANGMQVLLDFHYSDNWADPSHQRRPFAWDSATTLDQLKVLLYNYTFQTLRDLDAEGLMPELVQIGNETNNNMAIGPGEPLSPVNYARQAALMNEGIRAVKDAGALGSLTPKTIIHIANPAHVYGFFAGVRNAGLTGYDIIGMSYYYHWHGYSINQTAALIAQLKQDFQKDVMIVEVSHPWTTEGIDPAGNIINDSAPGYPAPSPQVQKDYLIDLTTAVAQNGGLGVIYWEPLWISSNAYTQWGHGSHWENQTFFDFNGELMIPGGVEFLAQDYPTVAPEPTAKLTLKVDMTGVDVSQGVYVTGSFSGAGNWALVPMTLEGNNIYTHTAEVAPGAEGAYYFLNANSWSARETVPAECAPWWGVDRGFIANGDVTYAVKWGSCAAIANPEVMFVVDMTGVNTANGVYITGSFTGTPNWKIVPMSTTDGRIYYHYATLPAGSTGAYYFLNGNNWAAREQVPTECALMWNTDRAYSISHGTSLIRARWNSCSQPEVGVFEVDMTNATPNTAAYISGALPNVAAGSNVPMKLKKEKTFVYATGITLPASGSYYYLTGSSANTREKLPAACTLLYGGKDRKYSFTNSRIQKDAWRACY
- a CDS encoding PEP-CTERM sorting domain-containing protein (PEP-CTERM proteins occur, often in large numbers, in the proteomes of bacteria that also encode an exosortase, a predicted intramembrane cysteine proteinase. The presence of a PEP-CTERM domain at a protein's C-terminus predicts cleavage within the sorting domain, followed by covalent anchoring to some some component of the (usually Gram-negative) cell surface. Many PEP-CTERM proteins exhibit an unusual sequence composition that includes large numbers of potential glycosylation sites. Expression of one such protein has been shown restore the ability of a bacterium to form floc, a type of biofilm.), whose translation is MMKKRSPLILSLLLSSGFATAGPVMYSEDFNADLPAWESNWLGLNSNLSNYFINDTSYRGMPLDGLWISDGDNTGNADIVFDAGFGSGISHFSIDLATWTEGYWFVAFDMADHLIFSSLITAFDDAFFNPASYQTLSFSSSNGLKGFSIVGDYVEGDVAIDNVLATIGGSTSKVPESSSLMLLVLGLLGLVFGRTRHQQ